One Burkholderia sp. 9120 DNA window includes the following coding sequences:
- a CDS encoding amidohydrolase, with protein sequence MSHFSHDSHDAARENLRYRNCTFVNGTIYTGGTTPTVVPCLAVRDGVIAYAGSYADLPAELHAAEQVDLRGRMIVPGFTDSHAHPVEGFQLTCDADLGDAHSLDAIAHQVRECAALHPQRSWVMAGNVALEALGAQLNRSALDTMVGDRPLLLIGHDVHSGCLNTAALRVLGVSATTPDPEGGIYERDAHGAPTGVVHEAALYGLFRHLPQMGADESARALQKAQRQAHENGITGWFEAMVGQRLVDAYVRARDSGNLKANVSLGLLVSPNLALAPQIGKLIDWRRQYDGGRVRLHTAKIFIDGVLESHTGALLDNYADVDHNGAAHWTPAQLHEAVFAADAAGFDLHFHTIGDRAVRMALDTLEALNRERGRRDRRAQLAHVQLIDPLDVPRFAETGAIASVQAVWGSVAPGLKALYTQLLGERRMSRQYAFGDLQRGGAMLSGGSDWPVSTQNPLVAIETALRRAAPGDVADVPFLPEQSVGVEAMLKAYTHNSAFSLRFDGEAGVLAVGRPASLAVLSGDVRDVAPHRVAEVQVGMTLFEGERVFGGVE encoded by the coding sequence ATGAGCCACTTTTCACACGATTCACACGACGCGGCGCGCGAGAATCTGCGCTACCGCAACTGCACGTTCGTCAACGGCACGATTTATACGGGTGGCACGACGCCTACCGTGGTGCCCTGTCTCGCTGTGCGCGACGGCGTGATTGCGTACGCGGGCAGCTATGCGGATTTGCCGGCGGAGTTGCATGCGGCCGAACAGGTCGACTTGCGAGGCCGCATGATCGTGCCAGGTTTCACGGACTCGCACGCCCATCCGGTCGAAGGATTCCAGCTCACATGCGACGCCGATCTCGGCGATGCCCATTCACTCGACGCGATCGCGCACCAGGTCCGCGAATGCGCCGCGCTGCATCCGCAGCGCAGTTGGGTGATGGCGGGCAACGTCGCGCTCGAAGCGCTCGGCGCCCAGTTGAACCGCAGCGCGCTCGACACGATGGTCGGCGACCGGCCGCTGTTGCTGATCGGTCATGACGTCCATTCCGGTTGTCTGAATACCGCCGCGCTGCGGGTGCTTGGCGTGAGTGCGACGACGCCGGACCCGGAAGGCGGGATCTACGAGCGCGACGCGCACGGCGCGCCCACCGGAGTCGTCCATGAAGCCGCGTTGTATGGACTGTTTCGCCATCTGCCGCAAATGGGCGCCGACGAATCCGCGCGCGCTTTGCAGAAAGCGCAGCGCCAGGCGCACGAAAACGGTATCACGGGATGGTTTGAAGCGATGGTCGGTCAGCGGCTCGTCGATGCCTATGTGCGAGCGCGAGACAGCGGCAATCTGAAGGCCAATGTGAGCCTTGGGTTGCTGGTGTCGCCGAATCTGGCGCTCGCGCCGCAGATCGGGAAGCTGATCGATTGGCGTCGTCAGTACGACGGTGGCCGCGTGCGTTTGCATACGGCGAAGATCTTTATCGATGGCGTGCTGGAGAGTCACACCGGCGCGTTACTCGACAACTATGCCGATGTGGATCACAACGGTGCCGCGCATTGGACGCCGGCGCAGTTGCATGAGGCTGTGTTTGCCGCTGACGCGGCGGGCTTCGATCTGCATTTTCATACGATCGGCGACCGCGCGGTGCGGATGGCGCTCGATACGCTCGAGGCGCTGAATCGCGAACGTGGGCGGCGTGATCGGCGTGCGCAATTGGCACATGTGCAGTTGATCGATCCTTTGGACGTGCCGCGGTTCGCGGAGACGGGGGCGATTGCTTCGGTGCAGGCCGTGTGGGGGAGTGTTGCGCCGGGTTTAAAGGCGCTTTATACGCAGTTGCTTGGGGAGCGGCGGATGAGCCGGCAGTACGCGTTTGGTGATTTGCAGCGGGGTGGGGCGATGTTGTCGGGGGGCTCCGACTGGCCTGTTTCCACGCAGAACCCGCTGGTGGCGATTGAGACCGCGTTGCGGCGGGCGGCGCCTGGGGATGTTGCAGATGTGCCGTTTTTGCCGGAGCAGAGTGTTGGGGTTGAAGCGATGCTTAAGGCTTATACGCATAACTCTGCTTTTAGCCTCAGGTTTGATGGTGAGGCTGGGGTGCTGGCGGTTGGGCGGCCGGCTTCGTTGGCTGTGTTGAGCGGTGATGTGCGGGATGTGGCGCCGCATCGCGTCGCGGAGGTGCAGGTGGGGATGACTCTGTTTGAAGGGGAAAGGGTTTTTGGTGGGGTTGAGTAG
- a CDS encoding DUF3138 family protein codes for MKLKVIVLVSALAFQCAAFAAQTDAAARPSVATQLDALQAQITALQAQIHSLQAKAKAPAVASATAGTAPGTAPASASAADNAVRDPAALTRDFQAMHEQVNNLTLKTDSLEDAATTGPLAGLSVTGYLDPLYLYNRARRSGSFQFVNHDPGVYDYFESQIGDVYLDIKKTFGVGPLAPAAEIVIQPNRGVGSTLSSGHGSVGNNILTQADVTVPLNSLTTFTAGLLQSPIGYEPQPSNQMLTLTHNLLYDFSEPAGMVGIGLKGNNAIFTHFWQVYLSNEQLRTSAAIVNGPDNTSHSNWVPSLTARFDDVLSTALDIGVAGMVGRSTLFSPCANPGGYGYQCSASTPFGMMRYVETDLTYTRDKLQLNAQLDYGDQQKGAYDGGTARWYGFSLQGHKKWTSAWLGHMGATLRFDYLNDTANGGGAPNILYGLAGGNPAVNASSGFGIDPACFAASTRNGTECKGAAHYDITADLLFFPTQQITLKFEYRHDQANHPVFLMNDGTYSRANDILATQFIYSF; via the coding sequence ATGAAACTGAAAGTGATTGTTCTGGTGAGCGCGCTCGCGTTCCAGTGCGCGGCGTTTGCCGCGCAGACGGACGCCGCGGCACGGCCATCGGTCGCCACGCAACTCGATGCGTTGCAGGCGCAGATCACGGCGCTTCAGGCGCAGATTCATAGCTTGCAGGCGAAGGCGAAAGCGCCGGCTGTGGCGAGCGCGACAGCGGGGACGGCGCCGGGCACGGCGCCGGCATCCGCATCGGCCGCCGACAACGCTGTGCGCGACCCCGCCGCGTTGACGCGCGATTTCCAGGCCATGCATGAACAGGTCAACAACCTCACGCTGAAAACCGATTCGCTCGAAGACGCCGCTACCACCGGCCCGCTCGCCGGCCTGAGCGTGACCGGCTATCTCGACCCGCTGTATCTGTACAACCGCGCGCGCCGTTCGGGCAGCTTCCAGTTCGTCAATCACGATCCGGGCGTGTACGACTATTTCGAAAGCCAGATCGGTGACGTCTATCTCGACATCAAGAAGACCTTCGGCGTCGGGCCGCTCGCGCCAGCCGCGGAAATCGTGATCCAGCCGAATCGTGGCGTGGGCTCGACGCTAAGCAGCGGGCACGGCAGTGTCGGCAACAACATCCTGACGCAGGCCGATGTGACGGTGCCGCTCAACTCGCTGACCACGTTCACGGCCGGTCTGTTGCAGAGTCCGATCGGCTACGAGCCGCAACCGTCGAATCAGATGCTGACGCTCACGCACAACCTGCTGTACGACTTCAGCGAACCCGCGGGCATGGTCGGCATTGGTCTGAAGGGCAATAACGCGATCTTCACGCATTTCTGGCAGGTGTATCTGTCGAACGAGCAGTTGCGTACGTCGGCGGCGATCGTGAACGGTCCGGACAACACGTCGCATAGCAACTGGGTGCCGTCGCTGACCGCGCGCTTCGACGACGTGCTATCTACCGCGTTAGACATCGGTGTGGCCGGTATGGTTGGCCGCTCGACGCTGTTCTCGCCGTGCGCGAATCCTGGCGGCTACGGCTATCAATGCAGCGCGTCGACGCCGTTCGGCATGATGCGCTACGTCGAAACCGACCTGACCTACACGCGCGACAAACTGCAATTGAATGCGCAACTCGATTACGGCGATCAGCAGAAAGGCGCGTACGACGGTGGCACGGCGCGCTGGTACGGCTTCTCATTGCAGGGGCACAAGAAGTGGACCTCGGCGTGGCTCGGCCATATGGGCGCGACGCTGCGCTTCGACTATCTGAACGACACCGCCAACGGCGGCGGCGCGCCGAACATTCTGTACGGGCTCGCGGGTGGCAATCCGGCGGTGAACGCGAGCAGCGGCTTTGGCATCGACCCCGCGTGCTTCGCGGCGTCCACGCGCAACGGCACCGAATGCAAGGGCGCGGCGCACTACGACATCACCGCCGACCTGCTGTTTTTCCCGACCCAACAGATCACGCTGAAGTTCGAATACCGGCATGACCAGGCGAATCATCCGGTGTTCCTGATGAACGACGGCACCTATTCACGCGCCAACGACATTCTGGCGACCCAGTTCATCTATTCTTTCTGA
- a CDS encoding acyl-CoA synthetase, with protein MNLDGQTYESLTASFAWRIPPRYNIGVDVCDKWADGSGRLALIYEDPEGRATHYTFDELKALSDRFANALLAAGAQRGDRIGIFLSQSIETAVAHLAAYKAGMVAVPLFALFGIDAIEHRLGDSGAVALITDNAGVQKIAEIRAALPALRNVFSVDIADESAYDAAQANPVRSFWHALNNAPAEFTPADTSADDPAVIIYTSGTTGKPKGALHGHRVLPGHLPGVELSQQGFPVQATLMWTPADWAWIGGLFDVLLPSWHHGVAVLARRFAKFDGQAAFDLMARHAVSHTFLPPTALKMMRGVEHPERWPLALRSVASGGESLGEELIDWGRKALGVTINEFYGQTECNVVVSSCAALFEPCFGAIGRAVPGHHVAIVDADGNELQQGAIGDIAVAAPDPVMFLGYWGNEAATREKYRGKFLVTGDLGTRDADGFIRFVGRGDDVITSAGYRIGPASIEDSLLRHPAVSMAAVIGAPDRERTEIVMAFVVLKPGFIGDDALVREIQQHVKTRLAAHEYPREIRFVDSLPLTATGKVIRRALRAGLGQDGEHPAAKPESR; from the coding sequence ATGAATCTCGACGGCCAGACCTACGAATCGCTGACGGCCAGCTTCGCGTGGCGGATTCCGCCGCGCTACAACATCGGCGTCGATGTCTGCGACAAATGGGCCGACGGTTCCGGACGTCTCGCGCTGATCTATGAAGATCCCGAAGGCCGGGCCACGCACTACACGTTCGACGAATTGAAGGCGCTGTCGGATCGTTTCGCCAACGCACTGCTCGCAGCGGGCGCGCAACGCGGCGACCGCATCGGCATCTTTCTGTCGCAGTCGATCGAGACGGCCGTCGCGCATCTCGCCGCGTACAAGGCGGGCATGGTGGCGGTGCCGCTGTTCGCGCTGTTCGGCATCGATGCGATCGAACATCGCCTGGGCGACAGCGGCGCAGTCGCGTTAATCACCGACAACGCGGGCGTGCAAAAGATCGCCGAGATTCGCGCGGCCTTGCCGGCGCTACGCAATGTGTTCAGCGTGGATATCGCCGATGAAAGCGCCTACGACGCCGCGCAAGCCAACCCCGTGCGTTCGTTCTGGCACGCGCTGAACAATGCGCCTGCCGAGTTCACGCCGGCCGATACCAGCGCCGACGATCCCGCCGTCATCATCTACACGTCCGGCACGACCGGCAAACCGAAGGGCGCGTTGCATGGCCATCGCGTTCTGCCCGGGCATCTGCCGGGCGTCGAACTGTCGCAGCAGGGTTTCCCCGTGCAGGCCACGCTCATGTGGACGCCCGCCGACTGGGCGTGGATCGGCGGGCTGTTCGACGTGCTGCTGCCGTCGTGGCATCACGGCGTGGCCGTGCTGGCGCGCCGCTTTGCGAAATTCGACGGCCAGGCCGCGTTCGATCTGATGGCGCGTCACGCGGTGTCCCATACGTTTTTGCCGCCCACGGCATTGAAGATGATGCGCGGCGTCGAGCATCCCGAGCGCTGGCCGCTCGCGCTGCGCTCGGTGGCGAGCGGCGGCGAATCGCTCGGTGAGGAACTGATCGATTGGGGCCGCAAAGCGCTCGGCGTCACGATCAACGAGTTCTATGGGCAAACGGAGTGCAACGTGGTGGTGTCGTCGTGCGCGGCGCTGTTCGAGCCGTGCTTCGGCGCGATCGGCCGCGCGGTGCCGGGGCATCATGTCGCGATTGTCGACGCCGACGGCAACGAACTGCAGCAAGGCGCGATCGGCGATATCGCGGTGGCCGCGCCCGATCCGGTGATGTTCCTCGGCTACTGGGGCAACGAAGCGGCCACGCGCGAGAAATACCGCGGCAAGTTTCTCGTGACCGGCGACCTCGGCACGCGCGACGCGGACGGCTTTATCCGCTTCGTCGGTCGCGGCGACGACGTGATCACCAGCGCCGGTTACCGGATCGGCCCGGCTTCGATCGAGGATTCGCTGCTGCGTCATCCGGCGGTGTCGATGGCGGCCGTGATCGGTGCGCCCGATCGCGAACGCACCGAAATCGTCATGGCGTTCGTCGTGCTGAAACCCGGCTTTATCGGCGACGACGCCTTGGTGCGCGAGATCCAGCAGCATGTCAAAACGCGTCTCGCCGCGCACGAGTATCCGCGCGAGATCCGCTTTGTCGACAGCCTGCCGTTGACGGCGACCGGCAAGGTGATTCGCCGGGCGTTGCGCGCCGGACTCGGGCAAGATGGCGAGCATCCCGCCGCCAAACCTGAATCCCGATGA
- a CDS encoding extracellular solute-binding protein: MEISGWSSRWARPLRALSVGLLAAAAHADPAVVNIYNWGNSIGKDTVANFEKATGIHVVYQEFDSNETLQAKLLSGSSGYDVVVPSDAFWAKQVAAGIYQPLDRTKLPNYALLDPKLMALLAADDPTHQYGVPWSWGTDGFGINVEKVQAALGKDAKLDGLDLLFDPKNAAKLKSCGISLIDSPRDVFGSVLLYMKRDPNSANPKDYQDALTVLKGIRPYIAQFSTGSYIGDLANGDICLALGWSGDVNTARRSALDAHRSYHIKYILPNEGGPIWFDVMAVPKDAPHPEAALKWVNFVLSEKESANLTNDTSYPTAVSSASKLVHADVLADPAVFPTSGDFNKLFAVKPLPTEINRLVTRLWQQYKTD, from the coding sequence ATGGAAATCAGCGGGTGGAGTAGCAGGTGGGCGCGGCCGTTGCGGGCGCTGTCGGTAGGTTTGCTGGCCGCTGCGGCACACGCGGACCCGGCGGTGGTGAATATCTACAACTGGGGTAATTCGATCGGCAAGGATACGGTCGCGAACTTCGAGAAAGCGACCGGCATTCATGTCGTCTATCAGGAGTTCGACAGCAACGAGACCTTGCAGGCCAAGTTGCTGTCAGGCAGTTCCGGCTATGACGTGGTAGTGCCGTCGGACGCGTTCTGGGCGAAGCAGGTGGCGGCGGGCATCTACCAGCCGCTCGACCGGACGAAGCTGCCGAACTACGCGCTGCTCGACCCGAAACTGATGGCGCTGCTCGCCGCCGACGACCCCACTCACCAGTACGGCGTGCCGTGGAGCTGGGGCACGGACGGCTTCGGCATCAACGTCGAGAAAGTGCAGGCGGCGCTCGGCAAGGACGCGAAGCTCGACGGACTCGATCTGCTATTCGATCCGAAGAACGCCGCGAAGCTGAAGAGCTGCGGCATTTCGCTGATCGATTCGCCGCGCGACGTGTTCGGCAGCGTGCTGCTCTACATGAAGCGCGATCCGAACAGCGCGAATCCCAAAGACTACCAGGACGCGCTGACTGTGTTGAAGGGCATCCGCCCGTACATCGCGCAGTTCAGCACCGGCAGCTATATCGGCGATCTGGCGAACGGCGACATCTGCCTCGCGCTCGGCTGGTCCGGCGACGTGAATACCGCGCGGCGGTCCGCGCTGGACGCGCACCGCTCGTACCACATCAAATACATTCTGCCGAACGAGGGCGGCCCGATCTGGTTCGACGTGATGGCCGTGCCGAAAGACGCGCCGCATCCGGAGGCGGCGCTGAAGTGGGTCAACTTCGTGCTGTCGGAAAAGGAGAGCGCGAACCTGACGAACGACACCTCGTATCCCACGGCGGTGTCGAGTGCGTCGAAGCTCGTGCATGCGGATGTGCTGGCCGATCCGGCTGTGTTCCCAACGTCGGGAGATTTCAACAAGCTGTTCGCGGTCAAGCCGTTGCCGACTGAAATCAACCGCCTGGTGACGCGTCTGTGGCAGCAATACAAAACCGACTGA
- a CDS encoding TetR/AcrR family transcriptional regulator, whose translation MTVSAASRRVPVQARSEQRLRAILEAARLVFSEVGYASATMTEIARRVGVSEATIFTYFASKRDLCVRVLGNWYDEIIAQVEGELPLIDGTRSKFAYLVRTHLYRLTVDGTGLCALILSEGREKDDKFGDVIVELQRRYTAPMMQVLAEGVAGGDVRDDMPLGLLRSAVYGPMEHVLWDAVRKQKAVDIEATAASLSDLLWQGLVPPDTRQAALKQLRNDIVGAVKRFEAAESK comes from the coding sequence ATGACCGTCTCCGCCGCATCCCGCCGCGTGCCTGTGCAGGCGCGTTCCGAGCAACGTCTCAGGGCTATTCTGGAGGCGGCTCGGCTCGTGTTCTCCGAGGTCGGCTATGCGTCCGCCACGATGACGGAGATTGCGCGCCGGGTGGGCGTATCGGAGGCGACGATCTTCACGTACTTCGCCAGCAAGCGGGATTTATGCGTGCGCGTGCTGGGCAATTGGTACGATGAAATCATCGCGCAGGTGGAGGGAGAATTACCGCTGATCGACGGCACGCGCAGCAAGTTCGCGTATCTGGTGCGCACGCATCTTTACCGGCTAACGGTGGACGGAACCGGCTTGTGCGCGCTGATTCTTTCCGAGGGACGCGAGAAGGACGACAAGTTCGGCGACGTCATTGTCGAACTGCAGCGACGCTATACGGCGCCGATGATGCAGGTACTTGCCGAGGGTGTTGCCGGTGGCGACGTACGGGACGACATGCCGCTCGGCCTGCTGCGTTCGGCGGTTTATGGTCCGATGGAGCACGTGTTGTGGGACGCGGTACGCAAACAGAAGGCTGTCGACATTGAAGCGACGGCTGCGTCGTTGAGCGATCTGCTATGGCAAGGACTCGTACCACCCGATACGCGACAGGCCGCGTTAAAGCAGTTGCGTAACGATATCGTCGGCGCGGTAAAGCGATTCGAGGCTGCGGAATCGAAGTAA
- a CDS encoding SDR family oxidoreductase gives MPTASPSTSPPLSGYRSVFREGLFAGKIVVVTGAGSGLGRCTAHELASLGATIALIGRSADKLEAVQAELVADHQNVSGHRIYSCDIRNEQQVRDTVAAVVQDLGQIDGLFNCAGGQFPAKLEAISLNGWDAVVRNNLHGTFLMSRECYTQWMQHHGGAIVNMLADIWGGMPGMGHSGAARAGVWNFTETAACEWGHSGVRVNAVAPGWIASAGMDSYDESYRALLRSLKHKVPLQRFGTESELASAAVFLLSEASAFINGTVIRVDGGVPNARHSWPLPAAERTIEYNGFPRYQPPTGLQEQTQ, from the coding sequence ATGCCCACCGCTTCGCCGAGTACTTCGCCGCCGTTGAGCGGCTACCGTTCCGTCTTCCGCGAAGGCCTGTTCGCAGGCAAGATCGTCGTCGTCACCGGGGCGGGCAGCGGGCTGGGCCGCTGTACGGCGCATGAACTCGCGTCGCTGGGCGCAACGATTGCATTGATCGGCCGTAGCGCGGACAAACTCGAAGCCGTGCAAGCCGAACTTGTCGCCGATCATCAAAATGTCAGCGGCCATCGCATCTACTCGTGCGATATCCGCAACGAACAACAGGTGCGCGACACGGTCGCCGCCGTCGTTCAGGACCTCGGTCAGATCGACGGCCTCTTCAATTGCGCCGGCGGCCAATTCCCCGCGAAGCTGGAGGCGATCTCGCTGAACGGCTGGGACGCCGTCGTGCGCAACAACCTGCACGGCACGTTCCTCATGTCCCGCGAGTGCTATACGCAATGGATGCAGCACCACGGCGGCGCAATCGTCAACATGCTGGCCGACATCTGGGGCGGCATGCCCGGCATGGGCCACTCGGGCGCGGCGCGCGCGGGCGTGTGGAACTTCACGGAAACGGCCGCGTGCGAATGGGGTCACTCAGGTGTCAGGGTCAACGCGGTCGCGCCGGGCTGGATCGCTTCCGCCGGCATGGACAGCTATGACGAAAGCTACCGCGCGCTGCTGCGCTCGCTGAAACACAAAGTGCCGCTGCAACGCTTCGGCACCGAATCCGAACTGGCGAGCGCGGCCGTGTTTCTGCTGTCGGAGGCGTCGGCATTTATCAACGGCACGGTGATTCGCGTGGATGGCGGCGTGCCGAACGCGCGCCATTCATGGCCGCTGCCCGCCGCCGAGCGTACGATCGAATACAACGGTTTCCCACGCTATCAACCGCCGACCGGCTTGCAGGAGCAGACACAATGA